A stretch of Electrophorus electricus isolate fEleEle1 chromosome 3, fEleEle1.pri, whole genome shotgun sequence DNA encodes these proteins:
- the anapc4 gene encoding anaphase-promoting complex subunit 4, whose protein sequence is MPAFRQVGEKQLPNPVIYMAWSPKRDLIALANTAGELLLHRLANFQRVWSLAPNENTGKEITSLAWRPDGKILAFGVGDTKQVVLCDAEKAEILHLFPVDVPVSCMHWVEVQSNSSSLSVFSESEDESNCFLPRLPTLPKSYSSTSKIFSEEKSDEVTNLLGEVRLNILVTGGPSGFVELYAYGLYKVATLTEITGTCRSLCLSSDLKSLSVVTETRSSNDNSEIHYIQLDTGLLSSCLPELTRMARKFTHISTLIQYLRLSLTCMCEAWEDILMQMDLRLTKFVQEKNTSTQVQDEFLELLLWGHASPELQALLMNQLTVKGLKMLGQSIESSYSSIQKLVISHLQSGSGALLYHLSEVKGMALWKQKFQPLGLDPVAIEEAITAVGSFTLKANELLQVIDKSMKNFKAFFRWLYVAMLRMSEDHVPPELNKMTQKDLAFVADFLSEHFSANEELFDRKGKYFNVERVGQYLKDEDEDLVSPPNMEGNNWLSFVEQSTYLKASPLLFPTYPQKSLHFVKRMMEGAIDFCLQKPAEVIGSSVKQAVCLPLYSVSESSADIPKLFELPSLWNDKNTCMQYTVFCMPEISPSKVYILRRATDPNRAVLNGLVAIDLNTPLNSSIDDEAPVAEPVDRSYSCLDARLYDDETLTVVLQCLEGDENRLRLLAQLPLGAALSCEEVFAWDPALRLDQQTEGIPVQALTWGNQSRDLENMKACFVAVNGIRKVACVLSSNLRHVRVFEMDVEDEEDEERADESQDISSDQDGLEVTSPNQGAAGGGVDEEGGAKACEEMGELPGETLDQTSGSDTL, encoded by the exons ATGCCCGCTTTCCGGCAAGTGGGGGAGAAGCAACTCCCGAACCCCGTCATTTATATGGCCTGGTCTCCAAAGCGGGATCTCATCGCCTTGGCCAACACTGCCGGGGAG CTCCTGCTGCACCGCCTTGCCAATTTCCAGCGCGTGTGGAGTTTAGCGCCCAACGAGAACACAGGAAAAGAGATCACATCACTGGCCTGGAGGCCTGATGGGAAAA TTTTGGCATTCGGCGTCGGGGACACAAAGCAAGTGGTCCTGTGTGATGCTGAGAAGGCAGAGATTCTCCACCTGTTTCCTGTGGATGTCCCTGTGTCCTGCATGCACTGGGTGGAGGTGCAGAGcaacagcag CTCGTTGTCAGTGTTCAGTGAGTCTGAGGACGAGTCCAACTGCTTCCTACCCAGGCTGCCAACCTTACCAAAGAG CTACAGCTCCACATCAAAAATATTCAG CGAGGAGAAATCGGATGAAGTCACCAACCTTTTGGGGGAAGTGAG ACTTAATATCCTGGTGACAGGTGGGCCATCTGGTTTTGTGGAGCTGTATGCGTACGGCCTGTATAAGGTAGCCACACTAACAGAG ATCACAGGGACTTGTCGCAGTCTCTGTCTTTCCAGTGACCTTAAATCCCTCTCCGTCGTCACAGAAACAAGATCGTCAAACGATAACTCTGAGATCCACTATATCCAG TTGGACACAGGACTACTCTCGTCATGTCTCCCAGAGTTGACCAGGATGGCCCGCAAATTCACCCACATCTCTACACTGATACAG tacCTGCGTCTCTCTCTTACCTGTATGTGTGAAGCGTGGGAGGATATCCTCATGCAGATGGATCTCCGCCTCACCAAGTTTGTTCAG GAGAAGAACACAAGTACACAAGTTCAGGATGAGTTCTTGGAGCTGTTGCTATGGGGACATGCCAG CCCTGAACTGCAGGCTCTTCTCATGAATCAGCTCACGGTCAAA GGTTTGAAGATGTTGGGCCAGTCCATTGAGTCATCATACTCCAGCATCCAGAAGCTGGTCATTAGTCACTTACAGAG tggttCTGGGGCCCTTCTCTATCATCTCAGTGAGGTTAAGGGTATGGCGCTGTGGAAACAGAAGTTCCAGCCTCTGGGTCTGGACCCTGTAGCTATAGAGG AGGCCATCACGGCAGTGGGGTCTTTCACACTGAAGGCTAACGAACTCTTACA GGTGATCGATAAAAGCATGAAGAATTTTAAGGCGTTTTTCCGATGGCTCTATGTTG CGATGCTCCGCATGTCGGAGGACCACGTCCCTCCAGAGCTGAACaag ATGACCCAGAAGGATCTGGCCTTTGTTGCAGACTTCCTCTCTGAGCATTTTAGTGCT AATGAGGAACTGTTTGATCGAAAAGGAAAGTACTTCAATGTGGAAAGGGTGGGacag TATCTGAAGGACGAAGATGAAGATTTGGTGTCTCCACCTAATATGGAGGGCAACAACTGGCTCAGTTTTGTTGAACAGAGCACCTACCTAAAAG cGAGCCCATTGTTGTTCCCCACATACCCACAGAAGTCTCTGCACTTTGTCAagaggatgatggagggagCCATCGACTTCTGTCTGCAGAAGCCAGCA GAGGTGATAGGGAGTTCAGTCAAGCAGGCGGTGTGTTTGCCGCTGTACTCAGTGTCTGAGAG CTCGGCAGACATACCCAAGCTGTTTGAGCTTCCCTCTCT GTGGAATGATAAAAACACCTGCATGCAGTACACCGTGTTCTGTATGCCAGAGATCTCACCTTCCAAAGTCTACATCCTGAGGAGAGCGACTGATCCAAACAG agctgTCCTCAATGGCCTGGTGGCCATAGACCTGAACACTCCTCTCAACTCCAGTATTGATGATGAAGCACCTGTAGCGGAACCTGT TGATCGCTCCTATAGTTGCCTTGATGCCCGTCTCTATGACGACGAGACATTGACTGTAGTGTTGCAATGCTTGGAGGGTGATGAGAATAGACTCCGCCTCCTTGCTCAGCTTCCCCTTGGTGCCGCCCTCAGCTGTGAGGAAGTATTTGCCTGGGACCCCGCCCTCCG GCTAGACCAGCAGACGGAGGGGATCCCTGTGCAGGCGCTGACCTGGGGGAACCAGAGCAGAGACCTGGAGAACATGAAGGCGTGCTTTGTAGCTGTGAATGGCATCCGCAAAGTGGCCTGTGTG CTGAGTTCAAACTTGCGTCACGTCCGCGTGTTTGAGATGGacgtggaggatgaggaggacgaAGAGAGGGCTGATGAATCACAGGACATCAGTTCAGACCAGGATGGATTGGAGGTGACCTCACCCAATCAGGGAgcagcagggggaggagtcgATGAAGAGGGCGGGGCAAAAGCTTGTGAGGAGATGGGGGAGTTGCCTGGGGAAACCCTGGATCAGACATCAGGGTCTGATACGCTATGA